A genomic window from Sorex araneus isolate mSorAra2 chromosome 2, mSorAra2.pri, whole genome shotgun sequence includes:
- the LOC101539751 gene encoding olfactory receptor 14J1-like, protein MANFTLSGFLLTGFSAKPELEILFASVFLVFYLLALIGNTLIIITTSVDESLNSPMYFFLKHLSFLDLCYISVTVPRFIINSFLHSGSISLLECIVQVFAFTLCCSAEVFMLTVMSYDCYVAICLPLRYEIIMDVRTCVHGIIGVWISGTISGVMHTAATFSIHFCAPHIIHQFFCDIPQIMKLSCSNEYMREVDVTIFLALVAFLCVIFIGFSYVNIFSSVLRIPSAEGRAKAFSTCLPHLVVVILFMCTSVFEFLKPHSDTPTASDILLTILYTVVPPTFNPMIYSLRNKAIKLAVRKVFKRRKALLS, encoded by the coding sequence ATGGCTAATTTTACTCTGAGTGGCTTTCTTCTCACGGGGTTTTCTGCCAAACCTGAGCTAGAAATCTTATTTGCTTCCGTGTTCTTGGTCTTCTACCTGTTGGCTTTAATTGGTAATACCCTCATTATCATCACAACTTCCGTGGATGAAAGCCTCAACTCACCCATGTATTTTTTCCTAAAACATCTCTCCTTTTTGGATCTCTGTTATATTTCTGTGACTGTACCAAGATTCATTATTAACTCTTTCCTGCACAGTGGGAGTATTTCCCTCTTGGAATGCATAGTGCAGGTCTTTGCTTTCACTCTCTGCTGCTCTGCTGAGGTGTTTATGCTCACGGTGATGTCCTATGACtgctacgtggccatctgccttCCCCTGCGCTATGAAATCATCATGGATgtcagaacctgtgtccatggCATCATAGGCGTCTGGATCAGTGGGACCATCTCTGGAGTCATGCACACGGCAGCTACTTTCTCCATTCACTTCTGTGCTCCCCATatcattcaccagttcttctgtgatATTCCCCAGATTATGAAACTCTCCTGTTCTAATGAGTATATGAGAGAGGTAGATGTCACTATCTTCTTGGCTTTGGTGGCATTTCTCTGTGTCATCTTTATAGGATTCTCCTATGTGAACATATTTTCCTCTGTGCTAAGGATCCCTtctgctgagggcagagctaaAGCCTTTTCCACTTGCCTTCCCCATCTTGTTGTTGTAATATTATTTATGTGTACGagtgtttttgaatttttgaagcCTCATTCAGACACTCCAACTGCTTCAGACATTTTACTCACTATTCTTTACACAGTGGTGCCCCCAACGTTCAATCCAATGATTTATAGCCTTAGAAATAAAGCCATAAAATTAGCTGTAAGAAAggttttcaaaagaagaaaagctctCCTTTCTTGA
- the LOC101540015 gene encoding olfactory receptor 2G3-like, which translates to MEQNNETDNGYFVLLGFSDQPQLEFILFVVVLVSYLLTIVGNSAIILVSLLDPKLQTPMYFFLTNLSFIDLGFTTSIVPQLLWNLKGPSKTITWTGCVIQLYVSLSLGSTECVLLTIMAFDRYVAVCKPLNYTTIMHPSFCKALAGVAWMSGVGNTLIQSTITLRLPRCGHYRLQNFFCEVPVLVKLACVNIHANEVQLFVATLVLILIPMLLILFSYGLIVKAVIKLKSAQAWRKALGTCGSHLIVVSFFFGTSMVIYIKPQKYYGYVEGKYLTLFYTVVTPTLNPLIYTLRNKDVKGALRRLFRREPSA; encoded by the coding sequence ATggaacaaaacaatgaaacagataATGGATATTTTGTCTTGCTCGGATTCTCAGATCAGCCCCAACTGGAGTTCATCCTTTTTGTGGTGGTTTTGGTCTCCTACCTTCTGACAATAGTTGGCAACTCAGCCATCATCCTGGTGTCCCTCCTAGACCCCAAACTCCAGacacccatgtatttcttcctcacCAATCTCTCCTTTATTGACCTTGGCTTCACCACCAGCATCGTCCCTCAGTTACTGTGGAATTTGAAGGGACCATCCAAGACCATCACCTGGACTGGCTGCGTCATCCAACTCTACGTGTCCCTGTCCCTGGGTTCCACGGAATGTGTCCTCCTGACTATCATGGCATTTGATCGCTATGTAGCTGTGTGCAAACCTCTCAATTACACCACCATCATGCACCCCTCCTTCTGTAAGGCCCTAGCAGGTGTGGCATGGATGAGTGGAGTCGGGAACACTCTCATCCAAAGCACCATCACCCTTCGGCTTCCTCGATGTGGACACTACCGTCTGCAAAACTTCTTTTGTGAGGTACCTGTCTTGGTCAAGTTGGCTTGTGTAAACATACATGCAAATGAGGTTCAgctttttgtggccacactagtTCTCATCCTTATTCCTATGTTATTGATACTATTCTCCTATGGGCTCATTGTGAAAGCAGTGATAAAACTTAAGTCAGCCCAAGCTTGGCGCAAGGCTCTTGGGACCTGTGGTTCTCATCTGATAGTGGTGTCCTTCTTCTTTGGGACTAGCATGGTCATATACATCAAACCACAGAAATACTATGGCTATGTTGAGGGAAAGTATCTTACACTCTTCTATACTGTTGTGACTCCCACCCTCAACCCCCTCATATATACACTGAGGAACAAGGATGTGAAGGGAGCTCTGAGGAGATTGTTCAGAAGAGAACCCAGTGCCTAA